The following proteins come from a genomic window of Sorghum bicolor cultivar BTx623 chromosome 3, Sorghum_bicolor_NCBIv3, whole genome shotgun sequence:
- the LOC8075606 gene encoding uncharacterized protein LOC8075606, translated as MLSHVEMAPAAGGFKLFGKVITRTQCAAETAPPAVPTQEQEPAAAASRSTAAFARERDDPDERDQPMVKREAAAAAASDHDFVVVADKQQQQHSAAAGGPAPASESDDSKGQQQHPRPRQHHQQQHQDTVEARAAAAASSAPPLPCPRCRSRNTKFCYFNNYNVNQPRHFCKDCHRYWTAGGALRNVPVGAGRRKNRPLGPVGAVPVPVPVPVPVPAHLHPAAAAGFVLGFPGQHPSSPTTSPSTAVYAERWPVCPDRRF; from the coding sequence ATGTTGTCCCACGTCGAGATGGCCCCCGCGGCCGGCGGGTTCAAGCTCTTCGGCAAGGTCATCACGCGCACGCAGTGCGCCGCCGAGACTGCCCCGCCGGCGGTGCCGACGCAGGAGCAGGAGCCTGCCGCGGCGGCGTCGAGGAGCACGGCCGCCTTCGCGCGGGAGAGGGACGATCCGGACGAGCGCGACCAGCCGATGGTGAAGCGggaggcggcggccgcggcggcgtcggACCACGACTTCGTCGTCGTCGCggacaagcagcagcagcagcactccGCCGCCGCGGGCGGGCCGGCGCCGGCGTCCGAGAGCGACGACAGCAAAGGCCAGCAGCAGCACCCGCGCCCGCGGCaacaccaccagcagcagcatcagGACACCGTGGAGGCCCGCGCCGCGGCGGCCGCGTCGtcggcgccgccgctgccgtgcCCGCGGTGCCGGAGCCGGAACACCAAGTTCTGCTACTTCAACAACTACAACGTCAACCAGCCGCGCCACTTCTGCAAGGACTGCCACCGCTACTGGACCGCGGGCGGCGCGCTCCGCAACGTCCCCGTCGGCGCCGGCCGCCGCAAGAACCGGCCCCTCGGCCCCGTCGGCGCCGTCCCTGTccccgtgcccgtgcccgtgcccgtgccggcCCACCTGCACCCCGCTGCGGCGGCGGGCTTCGTGCTCGGCTTCCCCGGCCAGCACCCTTCCTCCCCGACGACGTCGCCGTCGACGGCCGTCTACGCGGAGCGGTGGCCGGTCTGCCCCGACCGCCGGTTCTGA
- the LOC8079221 gene encoding phosphoenolpyruvate carboxylase, housekeeping isozyme, with amino-acid sequence MARNAVDKATSIDAQLRLLAPQKLSDDDKLVEYDALLLDRFLDILQDLHGEDIRETVQECYELAAEYENKLDPKMLDEIGNVLTSLDPGDSIVITKSFSHMLILANLAEEVQIAYRRRIKLKKGDFVDENSATTESDIEETLKRLMHQLKKSPLEVLDALKNQTVDLVLTAHPTQSVRRSLLQKHGRIRNCLTQLYAKDITPDEKQELDEALQREIQAAFRTDEIRRAPPTPQDEMRAGMSYFHETIWKGVPKFLRRVDTALKNIGINERLPYNAPIIQFSSWMGGDRDGNPRVTPEVTRDVCLLARMMAANLYNAQIEDLMFELSMWRCSDELRVKVDELQCSSKKDRTKHYIEFWKQVPPSEPYRVILSDVRDKLYNTRERARHLLASGFSEIPEEATFTDVEQFLEPLELCYRSLCACGDQSIADGSLLDFLRQVSTFGLSLVRLDIRQESDRHTDVMDAITEYLGIGSYRKWTEEKRQEWLLSELNGKRPLFGPDLPKSDEIADVLDTFHVLAELPSDSFGAYVISMATAPSDVLAVELLQRECHVKKPLRVVPLFEKLADLEAAPAALARLFSVEWYRNRINGKQEVMIGYSDSGKDAGRFSAAWQLYKAQEELINVAKMYGVKLTMFHGRGGTVGRGGGPTHLAILSQPPETIHGSLRVTVQGEVIEQSFGEEHLCFRTLQRFTAATLEHGMHPPISPKPEWRALMDEMAIVATKEYRSIVFEEPRFVEYFRLATPEMEYGRMNIGSRPSKRKPSAGIESLRAIPWIFAWTQTRFHLPVWLGFGAAFKHVLDKDIRNLQTLQEMYNQWPFFRVTIDLVEMVFAKGDPGIAALYDKLLVSEDLWSFGKRLRANYEETKQLLLQVAGHKDLLEGDPYLKQRLRIRDSYITALNVCQAYTLKRIRDPGFQVNPGPHLSKDVMDIGKPASELVKLNTTSEYAPGLEDTLILTMKGIAAGMQNTG; translated from the exons GTGCAAGAATGCTATGAGTTAGCTGCTGAGTATGAAAATAAGCTTGACCCCAAAATGCTGGATGAGATTGGGAATGTGCTGACCAGCTTGGATCCTGGAGACTCCATTGTCATAACCAAGTCATTCTCACACATGCTTATCCTGGCAAACTTGGCTGAGGAGGTACAAATTGCATACCGCAGGAGAATAAAACTGAAGAAGGGTGACTTTGTTGATGAGAACTCAGCAACAACTGAATCAGACATCGAGGAGACATTAAAGAGGCTTATGCATCAGCTTAAGAAGTCCCCTCTGGAGGTATTAGATGCTCTCAAGAATCAAACTGTTGACCTTGTCCTGACTGCACATCCAACTCAGTCTGTCCGGAGATCACTGCTCCAAAAGCATGGCAG GATAAGAAACTGTTTAACTCAACTTTATGCAAAGGACATCACTCCAGATGAGAAACAGGAACTTGATGAAGCACTTCAAAGAGAG ATTCAAGCTGCCTTTAGAACCGATGAAATCAGGCGGGCGCCTCCTACTCCGCAGGATGAAATGCGTGCTGGAATGAGTTATTTTCATGAGACCATATGGAAGGGTGTACCCAAGTTCTTACGCAGGGTCGACACTGCTCTTAAGAACATTGGCATAAATGAGCGGCTGCCATATAATGCCCCTATCATTCAGTTTTCTTCATGGATGGGTGGTGATCGTGATG GGAATCCAAGAGTCACACCAGAGGTTACAAGGGATGTGTGCTTGTTGGCTAGAATGATGGCTGCTAATTTGTATAATGCCCAGATAGAAGATCTGATGTTTGAG TTATCTATGTGGCGCTGCAGTGACGAGTTACGTGTAAAGGTCGATGAGTTACAATGTTCCTCCAAGAAAGATAGAACAAAACACTATATAG AGTTCTGGAAACAAGTTCCCCCCAGTGAACCTTACCGAGTGATTCTGAGTGATGTCAGAGATAAACTCTACAACACGCGTGAACGAGCACGCCATTTATTAGCTAGTGGGTTTTCTGAAATTCCAGAGGAAGCAACCTTCACCGATGTTGAACAG TTCTTGGAGCCTCTTGAGCTCTGTTACAGATCTCTCTGTGCCTGTGGTGATCAATCTATTGCAGATGGAAGCCTTCTTGACTTCTTACGGCAAGTGTCTACATTTGGACTATCCCTTGTTAGACTTGATATCAGGCAAGAATCTGACCGACATACTGATGTTATGGATGCTATAACTGAATACCTTGGCATCGGATCATACCGTAAATGGACAGAGGAGAAACGCCAAGAATGGCTACTCTCAGAACTTAATGGAAAGAGGCCGTTATTTGGTCCTGACCTTCCCAAGTCCGATGAGATTGCTGATGTTCTAGATACTTTCCACGTATTAGCTGAACTTCCTTCAGACAGCTTTGGTGCATATGTAATATCTATGGCGACAGCTCCCTCGGATGTTCTTGCTGTCGAGCTCTTGCAGCGTGAATGTCATGTGAAAAAACCACTGAGAGTTGTGCCATTGTTCGAAAAACTGGCAGATCTTGAGGCAGCACCTGCAGCTTTAGCTCGGCTGTTCTCTGTTGAATGGTACAGAAACAGGATCAATGGCAAGCAAGAAGTGATGATTGGGTATTCTGATTCTGGCAAGGATGCTGGTCGTTTCTCTGCTGCTTGGCAACTGTACAAGGCTCAAGAGGAGCTCATTAATGTTGCTAAGATGTATGGGGTTAAGTTAACTATGTTCCACGGACGAGGTGGGACTGTGGGAAGAGGTGGGGGCCCTACCCATCTTGCTATACTGTCACAACCTCCAGAAACTATTCATGGATCGCTTAGGGTAACTGTTCAAGGTGAAGTCATTGAACAATCTTTTGGAGAGGAGCATTTGTGCTTTAGAACCCTGCAACGTTTCACAGCTGCTACTCTTGAACATGGTATGCATCCTCCAATTTCGCCAAAACCAGAATGGCGTGCTTTAATGGACGAAATGGCTATTGTTGCCACAAAGGAATACCGATCAATTGTGTTTGAAGAACCACGCTTTGTTGAGTATTTCCGCCTT GCAACACCagagatggaatatggtagGATGAATATCGGAAGCAGACCATCGAAAAGAAAGCCGAGTGCAGGCATTGAATCACTGCGTGCAATCCCTTGGATCTTTGCTTGGACGCAGACTCGGTTCCACCTACCAGTGTGGCTTGGTTTTGGCGCAGCATTCAAACATGTCTTGGATAAGGACATACGGAATCTTCAAACCCTTCAAGAGATGTACAATCAGTGGCCATTTTTCAGGGTTACAATAGACTTGGTTGAGATGGTGTTTGCCAAAGGTGATCCTGGTATAGCGGCTCTGTATGACAAGCTTCTAGTTTCAGAGGATTTGTGGTCATTTGGCAAGCGTCTTAGAGCCAACTATGAAGAAACAAAGCAACTTCTTCTACAG GTTGCTGGGCACAAAGACCTTCTGGAGGGCGACCCTTACCTGAAGCAGAGGCTGCGCATCCGTGACTCTTACATCACCGCGCTGAACGTTTGCCAAGCTTACACGCTGAAGCGCATCAGGGACCCTGGCTTCCAGGTGAACCCGGGGCCTCACCTGTCGAAGGACGTCATGGACATTGGCAAGCCGGCTTCAGAGCTCGTGAAGCTCAACACCACAAGCGAGTACGCCCCGGGGCTGGAGGACACCCTCATCCTCACCATGAAGGGCATCGCTGCCGGAATGCAGAACACCGGCTGA